One genomic region from Mangifera indica cultivar Alphonso chromosome 17, CATAS_Mindica_2.1, whole genome shotgun sequence encodes:
- the LOC123200943 gene encoding pleiotropic drug resistance protein 1-like isoform X3, with the protein MENGGSFRANSGRLGSPHIWRNSTMEAFTKSSQGEDDEEALKWAAIEKLPTYLRIQRGILTEAEGQAREIDIKSLGLIERRNLIERLVKIAEEDNEKFLLKLKERIDRVGLDIPTIEVRFEHINVEAEAYIGSRALPTIFNSIVNTLEGFLNYLHILPSRKKSLPILHDVSGIIKPRRMTLLLGPPSSGKTTLLLTLAGKLGKDLKFSGRVTYNGHGMEEFVPQRTSAYISQYDLHIGEMTVRETLAFSARCQGVGPRYETLAELSRREKAANIKPDPDIDLYMKAASLEGQETNVVTDYVLKILGLEVCADTMVGDEMIRGISGGQKKRVTTGEMLVGPARALFMDEISTGLDSSTTFQIVNSLRQSIHIFNGTAVISLLQPAPETYELFDDIVLLSDGHIVYQGPRENVLEFFEYMGFKCPERKGVADFLQEVTSRKDQEQYWANKDEPYSFVASQEFAEAFQSFHIGRKLGDELATPFDKSKSHPAALTKEKYGCSKKELLKACISREYLLMKRNSFVYIFKMFQLILAAVVTMTLFLRTEMHRETVADGGIYLGTLFFALVMIMFNGFSELAMTIMKLPVFYKQRDLLFYPSWAYSLPTWVLKIPITFVEVGVWVFTTYYVIGYDPNIKRFFRQYLILLCVNQMASGLFRCIGAIGRNIIVANTFGSFALLSVLVLGGFVLSRVDVKSWWLWGYWFSPMMYGQNAMAVNEFLGNSWSHIPPNSKESLGVQVMKSRGLFPEAYWYWIGVGALIGYVFLFNFLFTMALKYLDPLGKPQAILTQEAFDEKCGSKGGELMELTHRGKLSSSNRRSISSRTLSARIESFSGPEQHRRRGMILPFEPHSITFDEIRYAVDMPQEMKAQGIAADRLELLKGLSGAFRPGVLTALMGVSGAGKTTLMDVLSGRKTGGYISGTITISGYLKKQETFARISGYCEQTDIHSPHVTVYESLLYSAWLRLPIEVNSDTRKMFIKEVMELVELNPIREALVGLPGVNGLSTEQRKRLTIAVELVANPSIIFMDEPTSGLDARAAAIVMRTVRNTVDTGRTVVCTIHQPSIDIFDAFDELLLLKRGGEEIYVGPLGRHSSQLIKYFEGIEGVPKIRDGHNPATWMLEVTTTAQEAGLGINFTDIYKNSELYRRNKNLIKELSTPPPGSKDLYFGTKYSQSFFTQCKACLWKQHMSYWRNPPYTAVRLFFTTFIALMFGTIFWDIGSERKRQQDLFNAMGSMYAAVLFIGAQNATSVQPVVAIERTVFYRERAAGMYSTLPYAFGQVAIELPHILVQTIIYGVIVYATIGFDWTVSKFFWYLIIMYLTLLYFTFYGMMAVAVTPNHNIAAIVSSFFYIMWNLFSGFIIPRPRMPLWWRWYYWICPVSYTLYGLVVTQFGDIEETLESGEKVKDFVSHYFGYDSDFVGIVGIILAGITVFFGFCFAFAIKTFNFQKR; encoded by the exons ATGGAGAATGGTGGATCTTTTAGAGCCAACAGTGGACGTTTAGGCAGTCCTCACATATGGAGGAACAGTACCATGGAAGCCTTTACAAAGTCTTCCCAaggagaagatgatgaagaagctTTGAAATGGGCAGCTATTGAAAAACTTCCAACGTATTTACGTATACAGAGAGGCATACTCACTGAAGCTGAAGGCCAGGCAAGAGAGATTGATATCAAAAGTCTTGGATTGATTGAGAGGCGGAATCTGATTGAGAGGCTTGTCAAAATTGCTGAAGAAGATAATGAAAAGTTCTTGTTGAAGCTCAAGGAACGCATTGATAG AGTTGGGCTTGATATTCCTACAATTGAAGTCCGGTTTGAGCATATAAATGTCGAAGCAGAAGCTTATATTGGAAGCAGAGCTTTGCCTACAATCTTCAACTCCATTGTTAATACCTTGGAG GGGTTCTTGAATTATCTTCACATTCTTCCAAGTAGAAAAAAGTCATTACCAATTCTTCATGATGTTAGTGGAATCATCAAACCTCGAAG AATGACATTGCTTCTAGGCCCTCCAAGTTCAGGAAAGACCACATTACTATTGACTTTGGCAGGAAAACTTGGAAAAGACTTGAAA TTTTCGGGGAGAGTTACATATAATGGACATGGGATGGAAGAGTTTGTACCACAGAGGACATCAGCTTACATAAGTCAATATGATTTGCATATTGGAGAAATGACAGTAAGAGAAACATTGGCTTTCTCAGCAAGATGTCAAGGGGTCGGTCCCCGTTATG AGACGTTGGCAGAACTATCAAGAAGAGAAAAGGCTGCAAATATCAAACCAGATCCTGATATTGATCTTTACATGAAG GCAGCATCACTGGAAGGGCAGGAGACAAATGTAGTTACAGACTATGTTCTTAAG attttgggTCTTGAAGTATGTGCTGACACCATGGTGGGAGATGAAATGATTCGAGGCATCTCTGGTGGACAAAAGAAGCGAGTCACTACAG GGGAAATGCTAGTTGGACCAGCAAGAGCACTTTTCATGGATGAAATATCAACTGGGTTGGACAGTTCAACTACATTCCAAATTGTAAACTCACTTAGACAGTccattcatatatttaatgGAACTGCTGTTATTTCTCTTCTCCAACCAGCACCAGAAACATATGAATTATTTGACGACATAGTTCTTCTCTCTGATGGCCATATTGTGTATCAAGGTCCCCGCGAAAATGTGTTAGAATTCTTTGAATACATGGGCTTCAAGTGTCCTGAGAGGAAAGGAGTTGCTGATTTCTTACAAGAA GTGACTTCAAGGAAAGATCAAGAGCAGTACTGGGCAAACAAAGATGAGCCTTATAGCTTTGTTGCCTCTCAGGAATTTGCTGAAGCTTTTCAATCATTTCATATTGGTCGAAAACTGGGTGATGAACTTGCTACTCCATTTGACAAGTCCAAAAGTCACCCAGCTGCTTTAACAAAGGAGAAATATGGCTGCAGCAAGAAAGAACTACTGAAAGCTTGTATCTCAAGAGAATATTTACTCATGAAGAGAAACTCATTTGTCtacattttcaaaatgtttcag CTTATTTTGGCTGCAGTAGTGACAATGACACTATTTCTACGGACTGAGATGCACCGGGAAACAGTGGCAGATGGTGGAATTTATCTGGGAACCCTGTTCTTCGCATTGGTTATGATTATGTTCAACGGATTCTCAGAGCTCGCCATGACTATAATGAAACTTCCTGTATTCTACAAGCAAAGGGACCTTCTTTTTTACCCTTCATGGGCTTACTCATTGCCTACATGGGTCCTTAAGATCCCAATCACTTTCGTTGAAGTTGGTGTTTGGGTTTTCACAACTTACTATGTTATAGGCTATGATCCAAATATTAAAAg GTTTTTCAGACAGTACTTGATACTCCTATGTGTAAACCAGATGGCGTCTGGACTATTTCGATGTATCGGAGCCATCGGACGGAATATAATTGTTGCAAACACGTTTGGTTCATTTGCTTTACTGTCAGTCTTGGTGCTGGGTGGATTTGTCTTATCACGAG TTGATGTAAAGAGTTGGTGGCTGTGGGGTTATTGGTTCTCGCCAATGATGTATGGGCAGAATGCTATGGCTGTGAATGAATTTCTGGGGAATAGTTGGAGTCAT ATACCTCCTAATTCTAAAGAATCATTAGGAGTTCAGGTCATGAAGAGTCGTGGGCTCTTTCCAGAAGCATATTGGTATTGGATTGGAGTAGGAGCTTTGATTGGATATGTATTtctattcaattttctttttacaatGGCTTTAAAGTATCTTGATC CCTTGGGAAAGCCTCAGGCAATTCTAACCCAAGAGGCCTTTGATGAGAAATGTGGTAGCAAAGGAGGGGAGCTAATGGAGCTAACACACAGGGGAAAGTTATCTTCTAGTAA CCGAAGAAGTATATCGTCCAGGACTCTTTCTGCAAGGATAGAAAGCTTCTCCGGACCAGAGCAGCACAGAAGGCGGGGAATGATTCTTCCTTTTGAACCTCATTCTATTACCTTCGATGAAATCAGATATGCAGTAGACATGCCACAG GAAATGAAAGCTCAAGGTATTGCTGCGGATAGACTAGAACTTTTGAAGGGTTTGAGTGGTGCTTTTAGGCCAGGTGTGCTCACCGCTCTCATGGGAGTAAGTGGGGCTGGAAAGACCACTCTAATGGATGTTTTGTCTGGAAGAAAAACAGGTGGATATATCTCTGGTACAATCACAATATCTGGGTACCTGAAAAAGCAAGAAACATTCGCTCGCATTTCAGGATATTGCGAGCAAACTGATATTCATTCTCCTCATGTTACCGTCTATGAGTCCTTGCTCTATTCTGCTTGGCTTCGGTTGCCTATTGAGGTCAATTCTGATACCAGAAAG ATGTTTATTAAGGAAGTGATGGAGCTTGTGGAGCTGAACCCAATAAGGGAAGCCCTTGTTGGATTGCCTGGCGTGAATGGGCTCTCAACTGAGCAGAGAAAAAGGCTGACCATCGCAGTAGAACTTGTTGCTAACCCATCAATTATATTCATGGATGAGCCAACTTCTGGCCTTGATGCTCGGGCAGCTGCAATAGTAATGAGAACAGTGAGGAACACGGTGGACACCGGTCGGACAGTGGTTTGCACCATTCACCAGCCTAGTATCGATATATTTGACGCTTTTGatgag CTACTTCTATTGAAACGGGGAGGCGAAGAGATATATGTCGGTCCATTAGGCCGCCATTCTTCCCAGTTGATCAAGTACTTTGAGGGAATTGAAGGAGTGCCAAAGATTAGAGATGGTCATAATCCTGCAACCTGGATGTTGGAGGTTACAACAACAGCACAAGAAGCAGGCCTAGGAATCAACTTCACTGACATATACAAAAACTCAGAGTTATACAG GAGAAACAAGAATTTGATCAAAGAATTAAGCACCCCTCCACCAGGTTCAAAAGATCTTTACTTTGGGACCAAATATTCACAATCTTTCTTCACACAATGCAAAGCTTGCTTGTGGAAACAGCATATGTCATACTGGAGAAACCCACCATACACTGCTGTTAGACTTTTCTTCACAACTTTTATAGCTTTGATGTTTGGGACAATTTTCTGGGATATTGGCTCCGAAAG AAAAAGGCAACAAGATCTTTTTAATGCAATGGGCTCCATGTATGCTGCTGTGCTATTCATTGGTGCGCAAAATGCAACATCAGTGCAGCCAGTTGTGGCTATTGAAAGAACAGTGTTTTACAGAGAAAGAGCAGCTGGAATGTATTCAACTTTACCATATGCATTTGGCCAG GTTGCAATAGAGCTTCCACACATTTTAGTACAGACAATTATATACGGTGTTATAGTATACGCTACAATAGGATTCGACTGGACAGTGAGCAAGTTCTTCTGGTATCTCATCATCATGTACTTGACACTTTTATACTTCACATTCTACGGAATGATGGCAGTCGCTGTTACTCCTAATCACAACATCGCCGCCATAGTATCTTCCTTCTTCTATATAATGTGGAACCTCTTTTCAGGGTTCATCATTCCTCGACCG AGGATGCCACTGTGGTGGAGATGGTATTATTGGATATGTCCAGTGAGTTACACCTTGTATGGCCTGGTAGTTACACAATTTGGAGATATAGAAGAGACATTAGAATCTGGTGAGAAGGTGAAGGATTTTGTGAGCCATTACTTTGGCTATGACTCTGACTTTGTGGGTATAGTTGGAATCATATTGGCTGGAATTACTGTGTTTTTTGGATTCTGTTTTGCCTTTGCCATTAAGACATTTAACTTCCAGAAAAGATGA
- the LOC123200943 gene encoding pleiotropic drug resistance protein 1-like isoform X1, giving the protein MENGGSFRANSGRLGSPHIWRNSTMEAFTKSSQGEDDEEALKWAAIEKLPTYLRIQRGILTEAEGQAREIDIKSLGLIERRNLIERLVKIAEEDNEKFLLKLKERIDRVGLDIPTIEVRFEHINVEAEAYIGSRALPTIFNSIVNTLEGFLNYLHILPSRKKSLPILHDVSGIIKPRRMTLLLGPPSSGKTTLLLTLAGKLGKDLKFSGRVTYNGHGMEEFVPQRTSAYISQYDLHIGEMTVRETLAFSARCQGVGPRYETLAELSRREKAANIKPDPDIDLYMKAASLEGQETNVVTDYVLKILGLEVCADTMVGDEMIRGISGGQKKRVTTGEMLVGPARALFMDEISTGLDSSTTFQIVNSLRQSIHIFNGTAVISLLQPAPETYELFDDIVLLSDGHIVYQGPRENVLEFFEYMGFKCPERKGVADFLQEVTSRKDQEQYWANKDEPYSFVASQEFAEAFQSFHIGRKLGDELATPFDKSKSHPAALTKEKYGCSKKELLKACISREYLLMKRNSFVYIFKMFQLILAAVVTMTLFLRTEMHRETVADGGIYLGTLFFALVMIMFNGFSELAMTIMKLPVFYKQRDLLFYPSWAYSLPTWVLKIPITFVEVGVWVFTTYYVIGYDPNIKRFFRQYLILLCVNQMASGLFRCIGAIGRNIIVANTFGSFALLSVLVLGGFVLSRVDVKSWWLWGYWFSPMMYGQNAMAVNEFLGNSWSHIPPNSKESLGVQVMKSRGLFPEAYWYWIGVGALIGYVFLFNFLFTMALKYLDPLGKPQAILTQEAFDEKCGSKGGELMELTHRGKLSSSKGNESRRSISSRTLSARIESFSGPEQHRRRGMILPFEPHSITFDEIRYAVDMPQEMKAQGIAADRLELLKGLSGAFRPGVLTALMGVSGAGKTTLMDVLSGRKTGGYISGTITISGYLKKQETFARISGYCEQTDIHSPHVTVYESLLYSAWLRLPIEVNSDTRKMFIKEVMELVELNPIREALVGLPGVNGLSTEQRKRLTIAVELVANPSIIFMDEPTSGLDARAAAIVMRTVRNTVDTGRTVVCTIHQPSIDIFDAFDELLLLKRGGEEIYVGPLGRHSSQLIKYFEGIEGVPKIRDGHNPATWMLEVTTTAQEAGLGINFTDIYKNSELYRRNKNLIKELSTPPPGSKDLYFGTKYSQSFFTQCKACLWKQHMSYWRNPPYTAVRLFFTTFIALMFGTIFWDIGSERKRQQDLFNAMGSMYAAVLFIGAQNATSVQPVVAIERTVFYRERAAGMYSTLPYAFGQVAIELPHILVQTIIYGVIVYATIGFDWTVSKFFWYLIIMYLTLLYFTFYGMMAVAVTPNHNIAAIVSSFFYIMWNLFSGFIIPRPRMPLWWRWYYWICPVSYTLYGLVVTQFGDIEETLESGEKVKDFVSHYFGYDSDFVGIVGIILAGITVFFGFCFAFAIKTFNFQKR; this is encoded by the exons ATGGAGAATGGTGGATCTTTTAGAGCCAACAGTGGACGTTTAGGCAGTCCTCACATATGGAGGAACAGTACCATGGAAGCCTTTACAAAGTCTTCCCAaggagaagatgatgaagaagctTTGAAATGGGCAGCTATTGAAAAACTTCCAACGTATTTACGTATACAGAGAGGCATACTCACTGAAGCTGAAGGCCAGGCAAGAGAGATTGATATCAAAAGTCTTGGATTGATTGAGAGGCGGAATCTGATTGAGAGGCTTGTCAAAATTGCTGAAGAAGATAATGAAAAGTTCTTGTTGAAGCTCAAGGAACGCATTGATAG AGTTGGGCTTGATATTCCTACAATTGAAGTCCGGTTTGAGCATATAAATGTCGAAGCAGAAGCTTATATTGGAAGCAGAGCTTTGCCTACAATCTTCAACTCCATTGTTAATACCTTGGAG GGGTTCTTGAATTATCTTCACATTCTTCCAAGTAGAAAAAAGTCATTACCAATTCTTCATGATGTTAGTGGAATCATCAAACCTCGAAG AATGACATTGCTTCTAGGCCCTCCAAGTTCAGGAAAGACCACATTACTATTGACTTTGGCAGGAAAACTTGGAAAAGACTTGAAA TTTTCGGGGAGAGTTACATATAATGGACATGGGATGGAAGAGTTTGTACCACAGAGGACATCAGCTTACATAAGTCAATATGATTTGCATATTGGAGAAATGACAGTAAGAGAAACATTGGCTTTCTCAGCAAGATGTCAAGGGGTCGGTCCCCGTTATG AGACGTTGGCAGAACTATCAAGAAGAGAAAAGGCTGCAAATATCAAACCAGATCCTGATATTGATCTTTACATGAAG GCAGCATCACTGGAAGGGCAGGAGACAAATGTAGTTACAGACTATGTTCTTAAG attttgggTCTTGAAGTATGTGCTGACACCATGGTGGGAGATGAAATGATTCGAGGCATCTCTGGTGGACAAAAGAAGCGAGTCACTACAG GGGAAATGCTAGTTGGACCAGCAAGAGCACTTTTCATGGATGAAATATCAACTGGGTTGGACAGTTCAACTACATTCCAAATTGTAAACTCACTTAGACAGTccattcatatatttaatgGAACTGCTGTTATTTCTCTTCTCCAACCAGCACCAGAAACATATGAATTATTTGACGACATAGTTCTTCTCTCTGATGGCCATATTGTGTATCAAGGTCCCCGCGAAAATGTGTTAGAATTCTTTGAATACATGGGCTTCAAGTGTCCTGAGAGGAAAGGAGTTGCTGATTTCTTACAAGAA GTGACTTCAAGGAAAGATCAAGAGCAGTACTGGGCAAACAAAGATGAGCCTTATAGCTTTGTTGCCTCTCAGGAATTTGCTGAAGCTTTTCAATCATTTCATATTGGTCGAAAACTGGGTGATGAACTTGCTACTCCATTTGACAAGTCCAAAAGTCACCCAGCTGCTTTAACAAAGGAGAAATATGGCTGCAGCAAGAAAGAACTACTGAAAGCTTGTATCTCAAGAGAATATTTACTCATGAAGAGAAACTCATTTGTCtacattttcaaaatgtttcag CTTATTTTGGCTGCAGTAGTGACAATGACACTATTTCTACGGACTGAGATGCACCGGGAAACAGTGGCAGATGGTGGAATTTATCTGGGAACCCTGTTCTTCGCATTGGTTATGATTATGTTCAACGGATTCTCAGAGCTCGCCATGACTATAATGAAACTTCCTGTATTCTACAAGCAAAGGGACCTTCTTTTTTACCCTTCATGGGCTTACTCATTGCCTACATGGGTCCTTAAGATCCCAATCACTTTCGTTGAAGTTGGTGTTTGGGTTTTCACAACTTACTATGTTATAGGCTATGATCCAAATATTAAAAg GTTTTTCAGACAGTACTTGATACTCCTATGTGTAAACCAGATGGCGTCTGGACTATTTCGATGTATCGGAGCCATCGGACGGAATATAATTGTTGCAAACACGTTTGGTTCATTTGCTTTACTGTCAGTCTTGGTGCTGGGTGGATTTGTCTTATCACGAG TTGATGTAAAGAGTTGGTGGCTGTGGGGTTATTGGTTCTCGCCAATGATGTATGGGCAGAATGCTATGGCTGTGAATGAATTTCTGGGGAATAGTTGGAGTCAT ATACCTCCTAATTCTAAAGAATCATTAGGAGTTCAGGTCATGAAGAGTCGTGGGCTCTTTCCAGAAGCATATTGGTATTGGATTGGAGTAGGAGCTTTGATTGGATATGTATTtctattcaattttctttttacaatGGCTTTAAAGTATCTTGATC CCTTGGGAAAGCCTCAGGCAATTCTAACCCAAGAGGCCTTTGATGAGAAATGTGGTAGCAAAGGAGGGGAGCTAATGGAGCTAACACACAGGGGAAAGTTATCTTCTAGTAA AGGAAATGAAAGCCGAAGAAGTATATCGTCCAGGACTCTTTCTGCAAGGATAGAAAGCTTCTCCGGACCAGAGCAGCACAGAAGGCGGGGAATGATTCTTCCTTTTGAACCTCATTCTATTACCTTCGATGAAATCAGATATGCAGTAGACATGCCACAG GAAATGAAAGCTCAAGGTATTGCTGCGGATAGACTAGAACTTTTGAAGGGTTTGAGTGGTGCTTTTAGGCCAGGTGTGCTCACCGCTCTCATGGGAGTAAGTGGGGCTGGAAAGACCACTCTAATGGATGTTTTGTCTGGAAGAAAAACAGGTGGATATATCTCTGGTACAATCACAATATCTGGGTACCTGAAAAAGCAAGAAACATTCGCTCGCATTTCAGGATATTGCGAGCAAACTGATATTCATTCTCCTCATGTTACCGTCTATGAGTCCTTGCTCTATTCTGCTTGGCTTCGGTTGCCTATTGAGGTCAATTCTGATACCAGAAAG ATGTTTATTAAGGAAGTGATGGAGCTTGTGGAGCTGAACCCAATAAGGGAAGCCCTTGTTGGATTGCCTGGCGTGAATGGGCTCTCAACTGAGCAGAGAAAAAGGCTGACCATCGCAGTAGAACTTGTTGCTAACCCATCAATTATATTCATGGATGAGCCAACTTCTGGCCTTGATGCTCGGGCAGCTGCAATAGTAATGAGAACAGTGAGGAACACGGTGGACACCGGTCGGACAGTGGTTTGCACCATTCACCAGCCTAGTATCGATATATTTGACGCTTTTGatgag CTACTTCTATTGAAACGGGGAGGCGAAGAGATATATGTCGGTCCATTAGGCCGCCATTCTTCCCAGTTGATCAAGTACTTTGAGGGAATTGAAGGAGTGCCAAAGATTAGAGATGGTCATAATCCTGCAACCTGGATGTTGGAGGTTACAACAACAGCACAAGAAGCAGGCCTAGGAATCAACTTCACTGACATATACAAAAACTCAGAGTTATACAG GAGAAACAAGAATTTGATCAAAGAATTAAGCACCCCTCCACCAGGTTCAAAAGATCTTTACTTTGGGACCAAATATTCACAATCTTTCTTCACACAATGCAAAGCTTGCTTGTGGAAACAGCATATGTCATACTGGAGAAACCCACCATACACTGCTGTTAGACTTTTCTTCACAACTTTTATAGCTTTGATGTTTGGGACAATTTTCTGGGATATTGGCTCCGAAAG AAAAAGGCAACAAGATCTTTTTAATGCAATGGGCTCCATGTATGCTGCTGTGCTATTCATTGGTGCGCAAAATGCAACATCAGTGCAGCCAGTTGTGGCTATTGAAAGAACAGTGTTTTACAGAGAAAGAGCAGCTGGAATGTATTCAACTTTACCATATGCATTTGGCCAG GTTGCAATAGAGCTTCCACACATTTTAGTACAGACAATTATATACGGTGTTATAGTATACGCTACAATAGGATTCGACTGGACAGTGAGCAAGTTCTTCTGGTATCTCATCATCATGTACTTGACACTTTTATACTTCACATTCTACGGAATGATGGCAGTCGCTGTTACTCCTAATCACAACATCGCCGCCATAGTATCTTCCTTCTTCTATATAATGTGGAACCTCTTTTCAGGGTTCATCATTCCTCGACCG AGGATGCCACTGTGGTGGAGATGGTATTATTGGATATGTCCAGTGAGTTACACCTTGTATGGCCTGGTAGTTACACAATTTGGAGATATAGAAGAGACATTAGAATCTGGTGAGAAGGTGAAGGATTTTGTGAGCCATTACTTTGGCTATGACTCTGACTTTGTGGGTATAGTTGGAATCATATTGGCTGGAATTACTGTGTTTTTTGGATTCTGTTTTGCCTTTGCCATTAAGACATTTAACTTCCAGAAAAGATGA